CTTTCAGCCGAGGCGATTGCCGAAGCGAAAGTCTTGATGCTCTCGAGCATGAACATTCTTCTTCCGGCTTCGGGGAAAGCGATCGCAACCCCGTCTCAGGATATGGTCTTGGGTCTGTATTACCTTACCCTGGCCAAAAACGAAGCGAAGGGATCGAACAAACTTTTCAGCAATGTTGATGAGATCATGGTCGCACTGGAACACAACGCACTGGATCTGCACGCCAAAGTACGTACCCGCGTCGAGGGCCGGATGATCCATACGACGGCTGGCCGGATGATCCTCAAATCGATCCTCCCCGATTTCGTTCCGGTCGAACTGTGGAACGTCGTCATGAAAAAGAAAAACATCTCCGCGCTCGTCGACTACGTCAACAAGCACGGCGGCGTGGCCGTAACGGCCGGATTCCTGGACGACCTCAAAAATCTCGGTTTCCGTTATGCGACCAAGTCGGGGGTATCGATTTCGATCGCCGACATCATCATCCCCGAAGCAAAAGAGGGGCTGATCAACGCATCGAAAAACCGTGTCAAAGAGATCCAGAAGCAGTTTGAAGCGGGTCTTTTGACGGAGCAGGAACGTTACAACAAAATCATCGACGTCTGGACCGATACGAACAATACGGTTGCCGGCGGCATGATGGAACTGATCCAGAGCGACAAAGAAGGTTTCAACTCGATCTTCATGATGGCCGACTCGGGTGCACGGGGTTCTGCGGCGCAGATCCGTCAGCTCGCCGGTATGCGGGGACTTATGGCGAAACCGGACGGTTCGATCATCGAAACACCGATTATTTCGAACTTTAAAGAGGGTCTGAACGTTCTTGAATACTTCATTTCGACCCACGGTGCCCGTAAAGGTCTCGCGGATACGGCTCTGAAAACGGCGAATGCCGGTTACCTGACCCGTAAACTCGTCGACGTCGCTCAGAACGTTAAAATCGTCGAGCACGACTGCGGTACGCACGAAGGGATTGAGATCACCGATATTTCCGTCGGTAATGAACTGATCGAGCCGCTCGAAGACCGTATCTACGGACGGGTGCTGGCCGAAGACGCGATCGATCCGATCACCAACGAGATCCTTTATTCCGAAGGGACGCTGATCGATGAGATCATGGCATCCAAAATCGTTGAAGCGGGGATCAAGGCGGTCCAGATCCGTACTCCGACAACGTGTAAATCCGAAGGGGGCGTTTGTGCACTGTGTTACGGCCTCAACCTCGGAACCGGCCAAATCGTCAAGAAAGGGGAAGCGGTCGGTATCGTCGCGGCCCAGTCGATCGGGGAACCGGGTACGCAGCTGACCCTTCGTACCTTCCACGTCGGGGGAACCGCATCAAGCACCCGTGAAGAGCGCCAGGTCATCGCATCCAAAGAAGGTTTCATCCGTTATTACAACATGAAAACCTATACCTCCAAAGAGGGTAAAAACATCGTTGCGAACCGCCGTAACGCCGCGATCTTGCTCGTAGAGCCGAAAATCAAGGCTCCGTTTGCGGGAACGGTGGAAATTCAGACGATTCACGACGAGGTTATCGTCAGTGTCAAAGGCGAGAGCCAGACGGTACGCTACACACTCCGTAAAAACGAAGTGGCCAAACCGAACGAACTGGCCGGTGTCAGCGGCAAGATCGAAGGGAAATTCTATCTGCCGTATGAAAACGGCGCCAGCGTCAAAGAGCACGAATCGATCGTCGAAACGATCAAAGACGGCTGGAACGTTCCCAACCGTATCCCGTACGCTTCGGAAATCCAGGTCAAAGACGGTGCCCCGGTAACGCAGAAAATCTATGCCAAAGAGAAAGGGACGGTTAAATACTACCTCCTCAAAGGCGATTACCTCGAGCGTCACCACGAGATCGCCAAAGGGTACAGCGTTGAAGAAAAAGGGCTCTTCGCCGTCGTCGCCGATGCGGACGACCGCGAAGCGATCCGTCACTACATTGCCCGCGGATCGATCATCGAGATCAACGACAACGAAAGCGTCAAAGCCGACACCCTGTTGGCGAAACCGCTCAAAGAAGAGTCGATCGTGATCGCCGAATGGGATCCGTATTCGAACCCGATCATCTCCGAAACCGACGGTGTCGTGACGTTCGAAGACATTATCCCGGGCGTCACCGCATCCGAGCAGTTCGACGAACTGACGGGTAAAACGCGTCTGATGATCAACGAATACGTTGCTCCGGAGTTTAAACCGGCGATCGTTCTCGCTTCGGCGGACGGTTCAATCATCCGTTATGCGGTTGAGCCGAAAACGGCAATCTTCGCGCAGGACCGTGCTGAAGTGAAAGTGGCCGACATTCTGGCCCGTACGCCGAAAGCGCTTCAGAAATCGCGCGACATTACCGGGGGTCTTCCACGGGTTTCCGAGCTTTTCGAAGCGCGTAAACCCAAAGAGGTCGCCCTCATCGCCGAGCTCGACGGTGTGGTCAGCTTCGGCAAGCCGCTCCGTGGTAAAGAGCGTATCATGATCACGTCTGAAAACGGTATGATCAAAGAGTACCTTGTCGATAAAAACCTGAGTATCCTTGTTCATCCGGGCGAGTTCGTTCACGCCGGCGAGCGTCTGACCGACGGTATCGTCAGCTCGCACGAGATCCTGAGAATCCTCGGGGTTAAAGCGCTGTACAACTACCTGGTAAGCGAAGTTCAGCAGGTTTACCGCCGCCAGGGGGTTAACATCGCCGACAAGCACATCGAGGTGATCTTCACCCAGATGCTCCGCCAGGTGAAAATTCTCCGCTCGGGCGACACGAAGTTCATCGAAGGCGACGTCGTCAGCAAAGCGCAGTTCAAAGTCGAGAACGAAAAAATCCTCCGCCTCGGCGGGGAACCGGCAATTGCCGAGCCGTACCTCGTGGGTATCACCCGCGCGGCGGTCAGCGCCGACTCGATCATCTCGGCCGCGTCGTTCCAGGACACGACCAAAGTTCTTACCGAAGCGGCGGTCGCGGCAAAAATCGACGACCTGACCGATCTCAAAGAGAACGTTATCATCGGCCGCACCATCCCGGTCGGTACCGGTATCTACAAAGACCAAAAAATCCAGTTTGGCGAATAATTTCGGCGGCATCGGCCGCTGAACCCTCCTTTTTCCTTCTACTTACAAGTTCCTTAAAATAAGCTCCATTTAATTGAAAATCCGGTACAATTGCGCGTTTATTAGTCCCCTCGTTTGAGTGGATTGAATATTCTACTGGAACAAATTCAATAAAGGAGATTGTGTGCCAACAATCAACCAACTTATTCGTAAAGAGCGTCAGAAGGTGGTTTACAAATCCAAATCACCTGCTTTGGTGTCATGCCCGCAGCGCCGCGGAGTATGTACTCGTGTTTACACCACAACCCCGAAAAAACCGAACTCGGCTCTTCGTAAAGTCGCTAAAGTTCGTTTGACTTCAGGGTTCGAGGTCATCAGTTATATCGGTGGGGAAGGCCACAACCTGCAGGAGCACTCGATCGTTCTCGTTCGCGGCGGCCGGGTAAAAGACCTTCCGGGGGTTAAATACCACATCGTTCGTGGTGCACTCGATACTGCGGGTGTTAAAGATCGTAAAGTTTCTCGTTCTAAATACGGAACGAAAAAACCTAAGGCTAAGTAATTAGTCACTAAACCGACAAAATCCGGTTGATGATGACCGTATTTTGAGTAAATGAAAACCATTGAAGGAAAAGTAAAATGAGAAGAAGAAAAGCGCCCGTTCGCGAAATTATGCCCGACCCGATCCACGGTTCAAAAGTATTGACAAAGTTCATCAACAAACTCATGTGGGACGGTAAAAAAAGCGTCGCCGAGAAAATCATGTACGGTGCTTTGGATATCATCAGTTCACGTGGTGAAAAAAGCGGTATCGACGTATTCAACGCCGCAATCGATAACATCAAACCCGTTATCGAAGTAAAAAGCCGCCGTGTGGGTGGAGCGACCTACCAAGTTCCAGTAGAAGTACGCCCTGTCCGCCAGCTTTCTTTGGCGATCCGTTGGTTGACGGATGCAGCGCGCAAACGCAACGAGCGTACAATGGCCGAGCGTTTGGCTAATGAATTGATGGATGCTGCCAGCGATAAAGGTACAGCGTTCAAGAAAAAAGAAGATACGTACAAAATGGCAGAAGCGAACAAAGCGTTCGCTCACTACCGCTGGTAAGATTTTTCTTAAACTGACGTCGGCCTCTCCGGGAGACGTCGTTCGTCAAGCACTGAAAGGGGATCTTTCTTCTTTCCGCGCTTGTCTTTAATATTTAACCAAACACACTAAGGCTGTTATCATGGCAAGATCCCATAAACTTGAAGACGTAAGAAACATCGGTATCGCCGCTCACATCGACGCGGGTAAAACGACTACTACCGAGCGTATTTTGTTCTACACCGGTATTTCACACAAAATCGGTGAGGTTCACGAAGGTGCCGCCACCATGGACTGGATGGAGCAGGAGCAGGAGCGCGGTATTACGATTACATCGGCTGCGACCACTTGTGAATGGCGCAAAAAACAGATCAACATCATCGACACTCCGGGCCACGTTGACTTCACCATCGAAGTTGAGCGTTCTATGCGTGTTCTTGACGGTGCCGTTGCGGTATTCTGTGCGGTCGGCGGCGTTCAGCCCCAGTCAGAAACAGTATGGCGTCAGGCAAACCGTTACGGTGTTCCCCGTATCGTATATGTCAATAAAATGGACCGTATCGGTGCCGATTTCTACAACGTAGAGAGCCAGATCACCGAGCGTCTTAAAGCGCGTCCGGTTCCCATTCAAATCCCTATCGGTCAGGAAGATGCTTTCAAAGGGGTTGTTGACCTCGTTAAAATGAAAGCTATCCTCTGGGACGACGATGCGGCGATGGGTTCAAACTACCGAGAGGAAGAGATTCCTGCCGATTTGTTGGAGAAAGCCGAAGAGTATCGTGCAAAAATGATCGAAGCGGCGGCCGAGGGTGACGAATCTTTGATGGAGAAATACTTCGAAGAGGGCGAACTGACGACCGAAGAGATCATGCGCGGTATCAAAGCGGGATGTCACAAAATGGAGATCATCCCGATGGTGTGCGGTACGTCGTTCAAAAACAAAGGGGTTCAGACGCTTCTGGATGCCGTTGTCGATTACCTCCCATCACCTCTGGAAGTTGCACAGATCCGCGGTACGAAAGAAGACGACGAGGAAGCCGAAGTTATCGTTAACTCGACTGACGATGAGCCGTTTGCCGGACTGGCGTTCAAAATTATGACCGACCCGTTCGTCGGACAGCTCACCTTCGTACGTATGTACCGCGGTATCCTCGAATCGGGGTCGTACGCGATCAATACCACCAAAGGTAAAAAAGAGCGTATCGGACGTATCGTTAAAATGCACGCGAACAAACGTGAAGAGATCAAAGCGCTCTACGCTGGTGAAATCGGTGCGGTTGTCGGTCTTAAAGACACCACGACGGGTGATACCCTGTGTGACGAGAAAGATCGCGTTATCCTCGAGCGTATGCACTTCCCTGAGCCGGTTATCTCCGTTGCGGTAGAGCCGAAAACGAAAGCCGACCAGGAAAAAATGGGTATCGCTCTGGGTAAACTGGCTGCGGAAGACCCTTCTTTCCGTGTTCACACGGACGAAGAGACAGGTCAGACGATCATCAGCGGTATGGGTGAACTTCACCTCGAGATCCTTGTTGACCGTATGTTCCGTGAGTTCAAAGTCGAAGCGGAAGTGGGTGCTCCTCAGGTAGCGTACCGCGAAGCGATCCGCAACGAAGTCAACCAGGAATACAAATACGCGAAACAATCAGGCGGACGCGGTCAGTTCGGTCACGTTTACCTTCGCGTCAAACCGGGTACTCCGGGAACCGGTTTCGTATTCCACAACGAAATCAAAGGTGGGGTTATTCCGAAAGAGTATATCCCTGCGGTTGAAAAAGGGTGTGCGGAAGCGATGCAAAAAGGTGTCCTCGCCGGTTATCCGATCGAAGATATCGAAGTGGCCGTTTACGACGGTTCGTACCACGAGGTCGACTCATCCGAAATGGCGTTCAAACTTGCCGCTTCTATGGGTTTCAAAGAGGCTGCGCGTAAAGCCAACCCTTGTATCCTTGAGCCGATGATGAAAGTCGAAGTTGAAGTTCCAGAGAACTTCATGGGTGACGTTATCGGTGACCTTAACCGCCGCCGCGGCCAGGTTAAC
The window above is part of the Campylobacterota bacterium genome. Proteins encoded here:
- the rpoC gene encoding DNA-directed RNA polymerase subunit beta', which codes for MSKLVPVTVTEENRPTDIKQLQFRLASPEKILSWSHGEVKKPETINYRTLKPERDGLFCAKIFGPVRDYECLCGKYKKMRYKGVVCEKCGVEVTSAKVRRIRMGHIDLVTPVAHIWYVSSLPSRIGTLLGVKMKDLERVLYYEAYIVKQGGEACYDAEQSSPVLKYDVLNEEQYRTLVQRYGDAGFVAEMGGQAVRDLLDELDLVDLFSSLKEEVAATNSEAKRKTIVKRLKVIESFLNSGNNPAWMMLTALPVLPPELRPLVSLDGGKFAVSDVNDLYRRVINRNQRLKRLIELEAPEIIVRNEKRMLQEAVDALFDNGRRANAVKGANKRPLKSLSEIIKGKQGRFRQNLLGKRVDFSGRSVIVVGPNLRMDQCGLPKQMALELFKPHLIAKLEDKGYATTVKAAKKMIEEKTNEVWECLAEIVEGYPVMLNRAPTLHKLSIQAFHPKLIDGKAIQLHPLVCAAFNADFDGDQMAVHVPLSAEAIAEAKVLMLSSMNILLPASGKAIATPSQDMVLGLYYLTLAKNEAKGSNKLFSNVDEIMVALEHNALDLHAKVRTRVEGRMIHTTAGRMILKSILPDFVPVELWNVVMKKKNISALVDYVNKHGGVAVTAGFLDDLKNLGFRYATKSGVSISIADIIIPEAKEGLINASKNRVKEIQKQFEAGLLTEQERYNKIIDVWTDTNNTVAGGMMELIQSDKEGFNSIFMMADSGARGSAAQIRQLAGMRGLMAKPDGSIIETPIISNFKEGLNVLEYFISTHGARKGLADTALKTANAGYLTRKLVDVAQNVKIVEHDCGTHEGIEITDISVGNELIEPLEDRIYGRVLAEDAIDPITNEILYSEGTLIDEIMASKIVEAGIKAVQIRTPTTCKSEGGVCALCYGLNLGTGQIVKKGEAVGIVAAQSIGEPGTQLTLRTFHVGGTASSTREERQVIASKEGFIRYYNMKTYTSKEGKNIVANRRNAAILLVEPKIKAPFAGTVEIQTIHDEVIVSVKGESQTVRYTLRKNEVAKPNELAGVSGKIEGKFYLPYENGASVKEHESIVETIKDGWNVPNRIPYASEIQVKDGAPVTQKIYAKEKGTVKYYLLKGDYLERHHEIAKGYSVEEKGLFAVVADADDREAIRHYIARGSIIEINDNESVKADTLLAKPLKEESIVIAEWDPYSNPIISETDGVVTFEDIIPGVTASEQFDELTGKTRLMINEYVAPEFKPAIVLASADGSIIRYAVEPKTAIFAQDRAEVKVADILARTPKALQKSRDITGGLPRVSELFEARKPKEVALIAELDGVVSFGKPLRGKERIMITSENGMIKEYLVDKNLSILVHPGEFVHAGERLTDGIVSSHEILRILGVKALYNYLVSEVQQVYRRQGVNIADKHIEVIFTQMLRQVKILRSGDTKFIEGDVVSKAQFKVENEKILRLGGEPAIAEPYLVGITRAAVSADSIISAASFQDTTKVLTEAAVAAKIDDLTDLKENVIIGRTIPVGTGIYKDQKIQFGE
- the rpsL gene encoding 30S ribosomal protein S12; its protein translation is MPTINQLIRKERQKVVYKSKSPALVSCPQRRGVCTRVYTTTPKKPNSALRKVAKVRLTSGFEVISYIGGEGHNLQEHSIVLVRGGRVKDLPGVKYHIVRGALDTAGVKDRKVSRSKYGTKKPKAK
- the rpsG gene encoding 30S ribosomal protein S7 gives rise to the protein MRRRKAPVREIMPDPIHGSKVLTKFINKLMWDGKKSVAEKIMYGALDIISSRGEKSGIDVFNAAIDNIKPVIEVKSRRVGGATYQVPVEVRPVRQLSLAIRWLTDAARKRNERTMAERLANELMDAASDKGTAFKKKEDTYKMAEANKAFAHYRW
- the fusA gene encoding elongation factor G; translation: MARSHKLEDVRNIGIAAHIDAGKTTTTERILFYTGISHKIGEVHEGAATMDWMEQEQERGITITSAATTCEWRKKQINIIDTPGHVDFTIEVERSMRVLDGAVAVFCAVGGVQPQSETVWRQANRYGVPRIVYVNKMDRIGADFYNVESQITERLKARPVPIQIPIGQEDAFKGVVDLVKMKAILWDDDAAMGSNYREEEIPADLLEKAEEYRAKMIEAAAEGDESLMEKYFEEGELTTEEIMRGIKAGCHKMEIIPMVCGTSFKNKGVQTLLDAVVDYLPSPLEVAQIRGTKEDDEEAEVIVNSTDDEPFAGLAFKIMTDPFVGQLTFVRMYRGILESGSYAINTTKGKKERIGRIVKMHANKREEIKALYAGEIGAVVGLKDTTTGDTLCDEKDRVILERMHFPEPVISVAVEPKTKADQEKMGIALGKLAAEDPSFRVHTDEETGQTIISGMGELHLEILVDRMFREFKVEAEVGAPQVAYREAIRNEVNQEYKYAKQSGGRGQFGHVYLRVKPGTPGTGFVFHNEIKGGVIPKEYIPAVEKGCAEAMQKGVLAGYPIEDIEVAVYDGSYHEVDSSEMAFKLAASMGFKEAARKANPCILEPMMKVEVEVPENFMGDVIGDLNRRRGQVNNMGDRSGNKIVNAFVPLSEMFGYSTDLRSATQGRASYSMEFDHYEEVPRNVADEIIKKRNS